A window from Mus caroli chromosome 2, CAROLI_EIJ_v1.1, whole genome shotgun sequence encodes these proteins:
- the Katnbl1 gene encoding KATNB1-like protein 1 yields MAFDTHHVKKRNFSNSIDLPKKRISNFTSKNMKEVKRSPKQLAAYISRTVGQAVKSPEKLRKVLYHRKLVGRSFPNPCYRTKQSPKSGGCDMANKENELACAGHLPENLRHDSRTFVINTSDSGSSQTESPSSKYSGFFSEVSQDHETMAQVLFSRNLRLNVALTFWRKRSISELVAYLVRIEDLGVVVDCLPVLTNSLQEEKQYISLGCCVDLLPLVKSLLQSRFEEYVIVGLNWLQAVIKRWWSELSSTSEIISDGNIKILKQQLSGLWEQESHLTLVPGYTGNIAKDVDAYLLQLH; encoded by the exons ATGGCATTTGATACTCACCATGTTAAAAAACGGAACTTCTCTAATAGTATTGATCTTCCTAAAAAGAGGATCTCTAACTTCACCAGTAAGAACATGAAGGAG gTTAAGAGATCTCCAAAACAGTTGGCTGCTTACATAAGTAG aACAGTTGGACAGGCAGTGAAAAGCCCAGAAAAACTGCGCAAGGTGCTCTACCACAGAAAGTTAGTTGGTCGTTCCTTCCCAAATCCTTGTTACAGAACTAAGCAGTCCCCAAAAAGTGGGGGCTGTGACatggcaaataaagaaaatgaactggCTTGTGCAGGCCATCTACCCGAAAATTTACGCCACGACAGTCGGACATTTGTCATTAATACCAGTGATTCTGGGTCTTCACAGACAGAAAGCCCATCATCAAAATATAGTGGCTTCTTTTCTGAG GTTTCTCAGGACCATGAGACAATGGCCCAGGTTCTATTCAGCAGAAATTTGAGATTGAATGTAGCTTTGACTTTCTGGAGAAAGAGAAGTATAAGTGAACTTGTAGCTTATTTAGTGAG GATAGAAGACCTTGGAGTTGTGGTAGACTGCCTTCCTGTTCTAACCAATAG tttacaggaagaaaagcaatataTCTCACTTGGCTGCTGTGTAGACTTACTTCCTCTGGTAAAGTCTTTACTTCAAAGCAGATTTGAAGA ATATGTAATTGTTGGTTTAAACTGGCTTCAAGCAGTAATAAAAAGGTGGTGGTCAGAACTCTCATCTACATCAGAAATTATAAGTGATGG aaatATTAAGATTTTAAAGCAGCAGTTGAGTGGATTATGGGAACAGGAAAGCCACCTTACTTTGGTTCCAGGATATACTGGTAATATAGCTAAG GATGTAGATGCTTATTTATTACAGCTGCATTGA